In one Natronosalvus amylolyticus genomic region, the following are encoded:
- a CDS encoding DUF7410 domain-containing protein — translation MLAETVSQPEYDVPESETSFERCPYCERPFRTDELLIHHVGSSHKEVCTDEELEAYETVESDEEFELFTFHVKAAVTVFMVYFMFSFMYALVWA, via the coding sequence ATGCTCGCCGAGACGGTTTCCCAGCCGGAGTACGACGTCCCCGAGTCTGAGACCTCGTTCGAACGATGTCCGTACTGTGAGCGACCATTTCGGACAGACGAGTTGTTGATCCACCACGTGGGCTCGAGCCACAAAGAGGTCTGTACAGACGAGGAACTCGAGGCCTACGAAACGGTCGAATCCGACGAGGAGTTCGAACTCTTTACGTTCCACGTCAAGGCAGCTGTGACCGTGTTCATGGTCTATTTCATGTTTTCGTTCATGTACGCACTCGTGTGGGCCTGA
- a CDS encoding cytochrome C oxidase subunit IV family protein, with protein sequence MSSVRTYTLIYVLLLVLGTAKFVFFELPFSYEFALGATIVLAVIKSLLIAGWFQHLIDEPRSITYMMLVAVFMVFLLTIAAGFSIQ encoded by the coding sequence ATGTCGAGTGTACGGACCTACACGCTCATCTACGTCCTGTTACTGGTATTGGGGACGGCCAAGTTCGTGTTCTTCGAACTGCCGTTCAGTTACGAGTTCGCCCTTGGAGCGACCATCGTGCTCGCGGTCATCAAGTCGTTGTTGATTGCGGGCTGGTTCCAGCATCTCATCGACGAACCTCGGTCGATCACCTACATGATGCTCGTCGCCGTCTTCATGGTGTTCCTGCTGACCATTGCGGCCGGGTTCTCCATCCAGTAA
- the secY gene encoding preprotein translocase subunit SecY yields MGWKEAAEPVLTRMPTVTRPDGHVPFKKKLGWTAGILVLYFFLTNITLLGIHPQGGEDLFGQFRTILAGEHGSLMQVGIGPIVTASIVLQLLGGANLLGLDTNDPRDQVLYQGLQKLLVIVMTALTALPMVFAGGFLPPADVLQLGSLTLVGTQIQTLMFIQIFIGGILILYMDEVVSKWGVGSGVGLFIIAGVSQLLVSGFLSMSDEGFFYSWYQILFTNEVTAGSWLSREGFNTLFIADGGGQLLALATTLLIFGIVVYAESVRVEIPLSHARVKGARGRFPVKLIYASVLPMILVRAVQANIQFMGQILNSQWATMPTWLGEYSDGQVVGGFFYYTAPIYSPNDWMWWTGQVPAGIEVWQIFLRISVDLTFMVIGGAIFAIFWVETTNMGPEATAKQIQNSGMQIPGFRQNAGVVEKVMERYIPQVTVIGGALVGLLAVWANMLGTIGAVDGTGLLLAVSITYKLYEEIAEEQLMEMHPMMRQMFGRE; encoded by the coding sequence ATGGGATGGAAGGAAGCCGCCGAACCGGTCTTGACGCGGATGCCGACAGTCACCCGTCCGGATGGGCACGTGCCCTTCAAGAAGAAACTGGGCTGGACTGCGGGCATCCTCGTGTTGTACTTCTTCCTGACGAACATCACGCTCCTGGGAATTCATCCACAGGGTGGTGAGGACCTGTTCGGTCAGTTCCGCACCATTCTGGCAGGTGAACACGGGTCCCTGATGCAGGTGGGGATCGGACCGATCGTCACCGCCAGCATTGTGTTGCAGTTGCTCGGCGGAGCGAACCTGCTGGGCCTGGATACGAACGATCCGCGTGACCAGGTGCTCTACCAGGGCCTCCAGAAGTTGCTCGTCATCGTGATGACGGCACTGACAGCGCTACCGATGGTGTTCGCCGGTGGCTTCCTTCCACCAGCAGACGTCCTTCAACTGGGCAGTCTGACCCTCGTCGGGACCCAAATTCAGACGCTGATGTTCATCCAGATCTTCATCGGCGGTATCCTCATCCTGTACATGGACGAGGTCGTCAGTAAATGGGGAGTCGGCAGCGGTGTCGGCCTCTTCATTATCGCCGGTGTGAGCCAGCTGCTGGTCTCGGGATTCCTCTCGATGAGCGATGAGGGGTTCTTTTACAGCTGGTATCAGATCCTGTTTACGAACGAAGTGACTGCCGGCTCGTGGCTCAGTCGAGAAGGGTTCAACACGCTGTTCATCGCCGACGGCGGTGGACAGTTGCTGGCACTGGCAACCACGCTCTTGATCTTCGGGATCGTCGTCTACGCTGAGTCCGTCCGCGTGGAGATTCCGTTGAGTCACGCTCGAGTAAAAGGCGCTCGCGGTCGCTTCCCGGTGAAGCTCATCTACGCGAGCGTCCTGCCCATGATCCTCGTTCGTGCAGTGCAGGCGAACATTCAGTTCATGGGGCAGATTCTCAACAGCCAGTGGGCGACCATGCCCACCTGGCTTGGAGAGTATTCCGACGGCCAGGTCGTCGGCGGGTTCTTCTACTACACCGCGCCAATTTACTCGCCAAACGATTGGATGTGGTGGACTGGACAGGTACCTGCTGGTATCGAAGTCTGGCAGATATTCCTCAGGATTTCGGTCGACCTGACGTTCATGGTCATTGGCGGTGCAATCTTCGCCATCTTCTGGGTCGAAACCACCAACATGGGCCCTGAAGCGACGGCCAAACAGATCCAGAACTCCGGAATGCAGATCCCGGGCTTCCGACAGAACGCCGGTGTCGTCGAGAAGGTCATGGAACGGTACATCCCGCAAGTGACCGTCATTGGCGGCGCACTCGTCGGCCTGCTCGCCGTCTGGGCGAACATGCTCGGAACCATTGGTGCCGTCGACGGAACAGGGCTGCTGCTCGCGGTCTCGATCACGTACAAGCTGTACGAGGAGATCGCCGAAGAGCAGCTCATGGAGATGCACCCGATGATGCGCCAGATGTTCGGCCGCGAGTAG
- a CDS encoding uL15m family ribosomal protein codes for MTSKKRRQRGSRTHGGGTHKNRRGAGHRGGRGNAGRDKHEFHNHEPRKKHGFKRPQGVRPSVAEIDVRTLDEDAILYVADGDAEETDDGYAIDARDVVEDGHEVDVVKVLGSGQVHNALEVTADAFSETAREKLEDAGGEPLLTERAQERAAEENEAETETESEN; via the coding sequence ATGACGAGTAAGAAACGACGTCAGCGCGGCTCGCGAACCCACGGCGGCGGTACACACAAGAACCGCCGCGGGGCCGGCCACCGAGGTGGCCGCGGCAACGCCGGGCGTGACAAACACGAGTTCCACAACCACGAACCGAGGAAAAAACACGGCTTCAAACGACCGCAGGGCGTTCGCCCTTCCGTCGCTGAAATCGACGTCCGCACGCTCGATGAGGACGCCATCCTCTACGTCGCCGACGGCGACGCCGAGGAAACCGACGACGGCTACGCCATCGACGCGCGCGACGTCGTCGAGGACGGCCACGAGGTCGACGTTGTGAAAGTGCTTGGCAGCGGCCAGGTTCACAACGCTCTCGAGGTCACCGCAGACGCCTTTAGCGAGACCGCTCGCGAAAAACTCGAGGACGCCGGTGGCGAGCCACTGCTCACCGAGCGTGCACAGGAGCGGGCGGCCGAGGAAAACGAAGCCGAAACCGAAACCGAATCTGAGAACTAA
- a CDS encoding 50S ribosomal protein L30: protein MTAKALIQVRGEVNRKEAVDDTLSMLNLHKVNHLTIVPDTDTYRGMITKVNDFVAFGEPTADVLETVLEKRAEPLEGRQSDVDEEWLTEHTEYDDFGALAEALLDEETTLREQGLSPTLRLHPPRGGHDGVKHPAIKGGQLGKHTTEQINALLTSMR, encoded by the coding sequence ATGACGGCGAAAGCCCTCATCCAGGTCCGCGGGGAGGTCAACCGCAAGGAAGCCGTCGACGACACGCTGTCGATGCTCAACCTGCACAAGGTCAACCACCTCACTATCGTCCCCGACACCGACACTTACCGCGGTATGATCACCAAAGTCAACGACTTCGTTGCTTTCGGTGAGCCAACCGCCGACGTCCTCGAGACTGTGCTCGAAAAACGAGCCGAACCGCTCGAGGGCCGACAGTCGGACGTGGACGAAGAATGGCTCACAGAGCACACCGAGTACGACGACTTCGGCGCACTCGCCGAAGCCCTGCTCGACGAAGAAACGACGCTTCGCGAACAGGGTCTGTCGCCAACGCTCCGTCTCCACCCGCCACGTGGCGGTCACGACGGTGTCAAACATCCGGCCATTAAGGGCGGCCAACTCGGAAAGCATACAACGGAGCAGATTAACGCCCTCTTAACGTCGATGCGATAA
- a CDS encoding 30S ribosomal protein S5 has product MSGNNYNDGWQPVTRLGKMVQEGEIETMEAALDSGLPLKEPEIVDQLLPGLDDEVLDINMVQRMTDSGRRVKFRCVVAVGNRDGFVGYAEGREDQVGAAIQKAIGIAKLNLIQVPRGSGSWEDRSDRPHSLTRQTTGKAGSVEVTLIPAPEGLGLAASDTVRAVLELAGIENAWTKSHGNTRTTVNLAKATYNALENASQSRVPREVAER; this is encoded by the coding sequence ATGAGCGGAAACAACTACAACGACGGGTGGCAGCCCGTTACCCGACTGGGGAAAATGGTACAGGAGGGCGAAATCGAGACGATGGAAGCCGCCCTCGACTCGGGTCTCCCACTCAAGGAGCCAGAAATCGTCGACCAACTCCTCCCCGGCCTGGACGACGAAGTGCTCGACATCAACATGGTCCAGCGGATGACCGACTCCGGCCGCCGAGTGAAGTTCCGGTGTGTCGTCGCCGTCGGCAACCGCGACGGTTTCGTCGGCTACGCCGAAGGCCGTGAGGACCAGGTCGGTGCTGCCATCCAGAAGGCAATCGGTATTGCAAAACTGAACCTCATCCAGGTCCCCCGCGGCTCCGGTTCGTGGGAAGACCGATCCGACCGACCACACTCGCTGACCCGACAGACGACGGGCAAAGCGGGCTCGGTCGAGGTCACCCTGATCCCTGCCCCCGAAGGTCTCGGGCTGGCTGCGAGCGACACCGTTCGCGCCGTCCTCGAGCTGGCAGGCATCGAGAACGCCTGGACGAAAAGCCACGGCAACACTCGGACGACCGTGAACCTGGCAAAAGCAACCTACAACGCGCTGGAGAACGCCTCGCAATCGCGCGTTCCCCGAGAGGTGGCTGAACGATGA
- a CDS encoding 50S ribosomal protein L18, which produces MATGPRYKVPMRRRREVRTDYHQRLRLLKSGKPRLVARVSNKHTTAQLITPGPDGDDTLASAHSSDLEEYGWEAPTSNLPAAYLTGLLAGQRAIDAGVEEAVLDIGLNKATPGNKVFAVQEGAIDAGLDVPHNDSVLADWSRTRGEHIAEYAEQLDEPLYSGDFDATDLPEHFDDVREAILE; this is translated from the coding sequence ATGGCGACAGGACCACGATACAAAGTTCCGATGCGTCGTCGCCGTGAGGTCCGGACGGACTACCATCAGAGGTTGCGCCTGCTGAAATCGGGTAAGCCCCGCCTCGTTGCTCGCGTGAGCAACAAGCACACCACGGCGCAGCTGATCACGCCCGGCCCAGACGGAGACGACACGCTCGCAAGTGCTCACTCGAGTGACCTCGAGGAGTACGGCTGGGAAGCGCCGACGAGTAACCTCCCGGCAGCGTACCTGACCGGCCTGCTGGCCGGTCAACGAGCGATCGACGCCGGCGTCGAAGAGGCAGTGTTGGATATCGGCCTCAACAAAGCGACGCCCGGAAACAAAGTGTTTGCAGTACAGGAAGGCGCAATCGACGCGGGACTCGACGTGCCGCACAACGACAGCGTCCTCGCAGACTGGTCGCGTACTCGCGGCGAGCACATCGCCGAGTACGCCGAACAGCTGGACGAACCGCTCTACAGCGGTGACTTCGACGCGACCGACCTTCCAGAACACTTCGACGACGTACGAGAGGCGATCTTAGAATGA
- a CDS encoding 50S ribosomal protein L19e, whose translation MTDLKAQKRLAADVLDVGKNRIWFDPEAQGEIASAITREEIRELVEDGTIRAKDARGNSRGRARERNKKRAYGHKKGPGKRKGKKGARQNEKEQWTSKIRAQRRTLRELRDKGDITPAQYRQLYRKASGGEFRSVQYLLNYIDNEYGDQ comes from the coding sequence ATGACTGATCTGAAAGCACAGAAACGACTTGCGGCGGACGTCCTCGACGTCGGGAAAAACCGTATCTGGTTCGACCCCGAAGCGCAGGGCGAGATCGCCTCGGCGATCACTCGCGAAGAGATTCGCGAACTCGTCGAGGACGGCACCATCCGCGCCAAAGACGCCCGTGGTAACTCCCGCGGACGCGCCCGTGAACGCAATAAAAAGCGTGCCTACGGCCACAAGAAAGGCCCCGGCAAACGCAAAGGGAAGAAAGGCGCCCGCCAGAACGAGAAAGAACAGTGGACGAGCAAGATTCGCGCACAGCGCCGAACGCTCCGTGAACTCCGTGACAAAGGCGACATTACGCCAGCACAGTACCGCCAGCTGTACCGCAAGGCCAGCGGCGGGGAGTTCCGTAGCGTTCAGTACCTGTTGAACTACATCGACAACGAATACGGTGACCAATAA
- a CDS encoding 50S ribosomal protein L32e, with translation MADDEPQELEDISGVGASKADALREAGFETIDDVKAASQDDLAEAEGIGNALAARIKADVGDLEVTDETEAEIEDEVAEAEAEAEAEDVETELQPRGLTEKTPTLDDEEARLLDQRRGEGKPAFKRQDYHMKKRTPESWRKPRGGLSKQRRGFKSRGPKVQAGFRTPEAVRGKHPSGFEEVYVENTDDLEGVDGDTQAVRIAGSVGGRKREQIEEQAEDAEIRVLNPTYVEVEVEDDE, from the coding sequence ATGGCTGACGACGAACCACAGGAACTCGAAGACATTAGCGGCGTTGGTGCGAGCAAAGCCGACGCCCTGCGAGAGGCAGGCTTTGAAACGATCGACGACGTCAAAGCGGCCTCCCAGGACGACCTGGCCGAAGCCGAAGGCATCGGTAACGCACTCGCGGCGCGTATCAAAGCCGACGTCGGCGACCTCGAGGTCACCGACGAAACCGAGGCTGAAATCGAAGACGAAGTTGCCGAGGCCGAAGCGGAAGCCGAAGCCGAGGACGTCGAAACCGAACTGCAGCCCCGTGGCCTGACCGAGAAGACGCCCACCCTCGACGACGAGGAAGCGCGACTGCTCGATCAGCGTCGCGGCGAGGGCAAGCCGGCGTTCAAACGCCAGGACTACCACATGAAAAAGCGGACGCCAGAATCGTGGCGCAAGCCACGAGGTGGCCTCTCGAAACAGCGCCGAGGCTTCAAGAGTCGCGGCCCGAAAGTCCAGGCCGGTTTCCGAACGCCGGAAGCCGTTCGCGGCAAGCACCCAAGCGGCTTCGAGGAAGTCTACGTCGAGAACACGGACGACCTCGAGGGTGTCGACGGCGACACCCAGGCCGTTCGAATCGCCGGCTCCGTCGGTGGTCGCAAACGCGAACAGATCGAAGAACAGGCCGAAGACGCCGAGATTCGCGTCCTGAACCCCACCTACGTCGAAGTCGAAGTGGAGGATGACGAATGA
- a CDS encoding 50S ribosomal protein L6 codes for MRIELDIPDDVTAEVDHLDVTVEGPEGSVTRRLWYPDVTVEVEDDTVVIESETENAKTNATVGTFESHIQNAFHGVTEGWEYEMEVFYSHFPMQVRVEGDDVVIENFLGEKAPRRTTIHGDTQVRVDGESLTLTGPNKEHVGQTAADIEQLTKVKGKDIRVFQDGVYITQKPRKGGA; via the coding sequence ATGCGAATTGAACTGGACATCCCCGACGACGTAACCGCCGAGGTCGACCACCTCGACGTGACGGTCGAAGGCCCGGAAGGCAGCGTCACCCGCCGCCTCTGGTACCCCGACGTCACCGTCGAAGTCGAAGACGACACCGTGGTTATCGAAAGTGAGACGGAAAACGCGAAAACGAACGCGACCGTTGGCACCTTCGAGAGCCACATCCAGAACGCCTTCCACGGCGTGACCGAGGGCTGGGAGTACGAGATGGAAGTCTTCTACTCTCACTTCCCGATGCAGGTCCGTGTGGAAGGGGACGATGTCGTCATCGAGAACTTCCTCGGAGAGAAAGCGCCCCGACGAACCACGATTCACGGCGACACGCAGGTTCGTGTCGACGGCGAGTCGCTGACCCTGACGGGCCCGAACAAAGAACACGTCGGCCAGACGGCGGCCGACATCGAACAGCTCACCAAGGTGAAAGGGAAAGACATCCGCGTCTTCCAGGACGGTGTCTACATTACCCAGAAGCCACGGAAAGGAGGTGCCTGA
- a CDS encoding 30S ribosomal protein S8, giving the protein MTGNDPLSNALSGIDNAESVGHLSHEVSPASNVIGSVLEVFYDRGYIDGFEFVDDGKAGTFEVELKGAINKCGPVKPRYAVKADEFEKWEKRFLPARDFGALIVTTSDGIMSHYEAREAGIGGQVIAYVY; this is encoded by the coding sequence ATGACCGGAAACGACCCACTCAGCAACGCACTCTCGGGCATCGACAATGCCGAGAGCGTTGGCCATCTGAGCCACGAAGTATCACCCGCCTCAAACGTCATCGGCAGCGTCCTCGAGGTCTTCTATGACCGCGGATACATCGACGGATTCGAGTTCGTCGATGATGGCAAAGCCGGTACGTTCGAGGTCGAATTGAAAGGAGCGATCAACAAGTGCGGCCCCGTCAAGCCACGCTACGCCGTCAAAGCCGACGAGTTCGAGAAATGGGAGAAGCGGTTCCTCCCGGCTCGAGACTTCGGCGCACTCATCGTAACGACGAGTGACGGCATCATGAGCCACTACGAGGCTCGTGAGGCAGGTATTGGGGGCCAGGTGATCGCATACGTCTACTAG
- a CDS encoding 30S ribosomal protein S14 codes for MSESEQETGEHAAKRTGQEVACQRCGRKQGLVGKYDINLCRQCFREIARDMGFKKYR; via the coding sequence ATGAGTGAAAGCGAACAGGAGACGGGCGAACACGCCGCAAAGCGAACGGGCCAGGAAGTGGCCTGTCAGCGCTGTGGCCGGAAACAGGGACTCGTCGGCAAGTACGACATCAACCTGTGCCGGCAGTGTTTCCGCGAGATTGCCCGCGACATGGGATTCAAGAAGTACCGATAA
- a CDS encoding 50S ribosomal protein L5, producing MSEASEAEFHEMREPQVEKVVVHMGVGRGGRDLGRAENIIEEITSQQSVRTLAKKTEPEFGIRQGDPIGTKVTLRGDDAEAFLETALPLADLSASQFDQTGNFSFGVAEHTDFPSQEYDPTIGIYGLDVTVNMVRPGYRVTKRAKANQSIPSNHRLTPEDAIAYLESSFDVDVEVTDDE from the coding sequence ATGAGCGAGGCGAGCGAAGCCGAGTTCCACGAGATGCGCGAGCCACAGGTCGAGAAGGTCGTCGTCCACATGGGCGTCGGTCGCGGTGGCCGTGACCTCGGGCGTGCCGAAAACATCATCGAGGAAATCACTTCCCAACAGAGTGTCCGCACGCTCGCAAAGAAGACCGAACCCGAGTTCGGCATCCGCCAGGGCGATCCGATCGGCACGAAAGTCACCCTCCGCGGTGACGATGCCGAAGCCTTCCTCGAGACGGCACTGCCGCTCGCGGACCTGTCGGCGAGCCAGTTCGACCAGACCGGGAACTTCAGTTTCGGCGTCGCCGAACACACTGATTTCCCCAGCCAGGAGTACGACCCCACAATCGGGATCTACGGCCTGGACGTCACGGTGAACATGGTCCGACCGGGGTACCGTGTCACGAAACGAGCGAAAGCCAACCAGTCGATTCCGTCGAACCACCGACTCACCCCGGAGGACGCCATCGCGTACCTCGAGTCGAGTTTCGACGTCGACGTCGAGGTGACAGACGATGAGTGA
- a CDS encoding 30S ribosomal protein S4e translates to MSNHQKRLSVPKSWPVERKTDVFTVKARAGPHGEAGVPLVIILRDVLGYVDSKKEARYALSQDAILVNGEPINDEKRPIGMFDIVGFPQREEYYRVFPDEGGRLALTEIDAEAADGRLGKVVGKQQVKGGNTQLTLHDGTNVTVDDEAYDAKDSIVIGNEDKSIVAHFPYEEGALVTAVAGNHGGKIGELVEIDVTLGSGSNIVTVETDDETFETVEEYVVVIDENFTDDDSSGGDDE, encoded by the coding sequence ATGAGTAACCACCAGAAACGACTCTCAGTACCGAAATCGTGGCCGGTCGAGCGCAAGACGGACGTGTTCACGGTCAAAGCACGTGCCGGCCCACACGGCGAAGCCGGCGTCCCGCTGGTCATTATCCTGCGAGACGTCCTCGGCTACGTCGACTCGAAGAAAGAGGCCCGGTATGCTCTCTCCCAGGATGCAATCCTGGTCAACGGCGAACCGATCAACGACGAGAAACGTCCCATCGGGATGTTCGACATCGTCGGGTTCCCACAGCGCGAGGAGTACTACCGCGTCTTCCCCGACGAAGGCGGTCGTCTCGCACTGACAGAGATCGACGCCGAAGCAGCAGACGGCCGACTCGGCAAAGTCGTCGGCAAACAGCAGGTCAAAGGCGGCAACACGCAGTTGACCCTGCACGACGGGACGAACGTCACCGTCGACGACGAAGCATACGACGCCAAAGATTCGATCGTCATCGGCAACGAGGACAAATCGATCGTCGCTCACTTCCCGTACGAAGAGGGCGCGCTCGTAACCGCCGTCGCCGGTAACCACGGTGGCAAAATCGGCGAACTCGTCGAGATCGACGTTACACTCGGCAGCGGTTCGAACATCGTCACCGTCGAAACCGACGACGAAACGTTCGAGACCGTCGAGGAGTACGTCGTCGTGATCGACGAGAATTTCACTGACGACGACTCGAGTGGAGGTGACGACGAATGA
- the rplX gene encoding 50S ribosomal protein L24: protein MTKQPRKQRTQTERAPLHQKQKQVHATLSDDLREEYGRRRTRVNTGDRVEVMRGDFAGDEGEVVRVVLEDAVIHVEGVTVETADGEEVPRPLDASNVRIVDLDLSDDRREARLEGDSE from the coding sequence ATGACGAAACAACCACGCAAACAGCGAACACAGACGGAGCGTGCCCCGCTTCACCAGAAGCAAAAACAGGTTCACGCCACCCTGTCAGACGACCTCCGCGAGGAGTACGGCCGCCGACGCACCCGTGTCAATACGGGCGACCGCGTCGAGGTCATGCGCGGTGACTTTGCCGGCGACGAAGGCGAAGTCGTCCGCGTCGTCCTCGAGGACGCCGTGATCCACGTCGAAGGCGTGACGGTCGAGACGGCCGACGGTGAGGAAGTTCCTCGCCCGCTCGACGCCTCGAACGTCCGTATCGTAGATCTCGATCTCTCTGACGACCGGCGTGAGGCACGTCTCGAAGGTGATAGCGAATGA
- a CDS encoding 50S ribosomal protein L14, whose amino-acid sequence MEAMKADVTQGLVKGSLVTCADNTGARELKVLSVAGYHGTKNRQPKAGLGDKVTVSVTKGTPEMRRQVLEAVIVRQRKAIRRPDGTRLKFEDNAAVIIDENEEPRGTEIKGPIAREVAERYGTIASTATMIV is encoded by the coding sequence GGCCTCGTCAAAGGTTCGCTCGTCACGTGTGCGGATAACACGGGCGCTCGCGAACTGAAGGTCCTCAGCGTTGCGGGCTACCACGGCACCAAGAACCGCCAGCCAAAGGCGGGACTCGGTGACAAAGTGACCGTTTCGGTCACGAAGGGTACCCCCGAGATGCGACGACAGGTCCTCGAGGCCGTCATCGTTCGACAGCGGAAAGCGATCCGCCGGCCCGATGGAACCCGACTCAAGTTCGAGGACAATGCTGCCGTCATCATCGACGAGAACGAAGAACCCCGTGGCACCGAGATCAAAGGGCCAATCGCCCGCGAGGTCGCAGAGCGCTACGGAACGATCGCCAGCACGGCGACGATGATCGTGTGA